One window of the Pedobacter ginsengisoli genome contains the following:
- the rfaE1 gene encoding D-glycero-beta-D-manno-heptose-7-phosphate kinase, translating into MLTEKLHNAHHNNPSPDILVIGDLMLDHYIFGSATRLSPEAPVPILNAHRESKIIGGAANVASNLIDLGAKVHLAGIVGDDVFANDVADILTTKGIGDQLILKDSSRVTTVKTRVIAGNHQIVRIDKEDTHNISAELEESFFAFITPYIEKTDIVVLSDYNKGLLTPTLSLRIIGYCQSLGKRILVDPKGLDYSKYEGAFLIKPNRKELAEAAKTEKINSNEDLIKAAHIILDSTRATYLIVTLSEAGIAIITKEDHKIIPVAATEVYDVTGAGDTVIATLAYCLSLGFSVEEAATIANYAASIVIKHIGSATTSIEEIIASLKTN; encoded by the coding sequence ATGCTAACAGAAAAACTACATAATGCCCATCACAATAACCCTAGTCCGGATATATTAGTTATAGGCGATCTCATGTTGGACCACTACATCTTTGGGTCGGCAACCAGATTATCACCAGAAGCACCCGTGCCAATTTTAAATGCACACAGAGAATCTAAAATTATTGGTGGCGCAGCAAACGTAGCCAGTAACCTTATTGATCTTGGAGCTAAAGTGCACCTTGCAGGGATTGTTGGAGATGATGTATTTGCAAATGATGTTGCAGATATTTTAACAACAAAAGGCATAGGCGATCAATTAATTTTAAAAGATAGCAGCAGGGTAACTACCGTAAAAACACGGGTTATCGCCGGAAATCATCAAATTGTTAGAATAGACAAAGAGGACACCCATAATATCTCTGCTGAACTGGAAGAATCTTTCTTTGCTTTCATTACACCCTATATAGAAAAAACAGACATTGTAGTCCTTTCAGATTATAATAAAGGCTTACTAACTCCAACCCTATCCTTAAGAATTATAGGTTATTGCCAATCACTTGGAAAAAGAATCCTTGTAGACCCTAAAGGACTGGATTATAGTAAATATGAAGGTGCCTTTCTTATTAAACCAAACCGTAAGGAGTTGGCAGAAGCTGCAAAAACGGAAAAAATCAATTCCAATGAGGATCTGATAAAAGCAGCCCATATTATTCTTGATTCAACCAGGGCTACCTATCTGATTGTAACACTTTCAGAGGCAGGAATTGCAATTATCACTAAAGAAGATCATAAAATTATACCTGTTGCAGCAACCGAAGTATACGATGTAACCGGTGCAGGCGATACCGTAATAGCTACCTTAGCCTATTGCCTATCATTAGGCTTTAGTGTTGAAGAAGCAGCAACCATAGCCAACTATGCGGCTTCAATTGTAATTAAACATATTGGCAGTGCAACAACCAGCATTGAAGAAATCATTGCATCTTTAAAAACCAATTAA
- the gmhA gene encoding D-sedoheptulose 7-phosphate isomerase: MVLDELNHHKLTIEKVISKLVPQIERSCKLITDTLLAGHKVLLAGNGGSAADAQHIAAELTGRFVKERKALPAIALTVDTSALTAISNDYGYHSVFERQLHALANPSDLFIAISTSGNSANIINALKAAKEIGCKTLGLSGRDGGQMNELCDINIVIPEDNTARIQEMHILIGHILCTAVDQSH; this comes from the coding sequence ATGGTATTAGACGAACTAAATCATCATAAGTTAACCATTGAGAAAGTCATTTCTAAGCTTGTACCTCAAATTGAGCGCAGTTGTAAGTTAATTACAGATACGCTTTTAGCCGGCCATAAAGTATTATTGGCCGGGAATGGAGGAAGTGCTGCCGATGCACAGCATATTGCAGCAGAGCTTACCGGAAGGTTTGTTAAAGAACGTAAAGCATTACCTGCAATTGCACTTACTGTTGATACCTCGGCATTAACTGCAATAAGCAATGATTACGGTTACCATAGCGTATTTGAGCGTCAGCTACACGCACTGGCAAACCCCTCAGATCTGTTTATTGCAATATCTACAAGTGGCAATAGCGCAAACATTATAAACGCGTTAAAAGCAGCTAAAGAAATTGGCTGCAAAACGCTGGGCCTATCTGGCAGAGATGGCGGTCAGATGAATGAACTTTGCGATATAAACATTGTAATCCCCGAAGATAATACTGCCAGAATACAGGAAATGCATATCCTTATTGGACACATTCTTTGCACTGCAGTAGATCAATCACATTAA
- the rfaE2 gene encoding D-glycero-beta-D-manno-heptose 1-phosphate adenylyltransferase: MAKDSKQTLGQKIVSKDTLIDKARIWKAEGKKIVFTNGCFDIIHPGHITYLGEAADLGDILVVGLNTDNSVCKLKGENRPINNEFSRTQLIASMFFVDAVVLFSEDTPLNLINAVQPDVLVKGGDYNLDNIVGAKETIANGGEVKVLNFLPGYSSTSIIEKIKGSQ, encoded by the coding sequence ATGGCAAAAGATTCAAAACAGACTCTTGGACAGAAAATAGTATCTAAAGATACTTTAATTGATAAAGCCCGTATCTGGAAAGCCGAAGGGAAAAAGATTGTATTTACCAATGGCTGCTTTGACATTATACACCCTGGCCACATCACCTACCTTGGGGAAGCTGCTGATTTAGGCGACATCCTTGTTGTTGGCTTAAATACGGATAACTCAGTATGTAAGCTTAAAGGCGAGAACAGGCCAATAAATAATGAGTTTAGTCGCACTCAGCTTATTGCATCCATGTTTTTTGTTGATGCAGTTGTGCTTTTTAGCGAAGACACACCCCTTAATTTAATAAATGCCGTTCAACCAGACGTATTGGTTAAAGGAGGAGACTACAACCTTGATAATATTGTGGGTGCAAAAGAAACAATTGCAAACGGAGGCGAAGTTAAGGTACTTAACTTTTTGCCCGGCTATTCATCAACAAGTATCATAGAAAAAATAAAAGGTTCACAATAA
- a CDS encoding glycosyltransferase family 9 protein, which yields MKTPKKIIVIRFSSMGDIIYTTPVVRCLKQQLPDCEIHFLTKPAFKYIYQNNPYLTKLHTLKPKLSDTIKDIKAENFDLIIDLHNNLRTSIIKFKTGLPSSTYKKDRIAKWLALKFKWNKLISGKHLVDRYLETVKFLGVKNDDKPIDYYISKEYQLSEFLPASHQQKFVAFVIGATHFTKRLPNDKIIEICNKINLPVVLLGGNDVKDNADIIKEATSDNVYSNCGLTNLDQSVFLISKAYKVIGFDTGLTHISEAFDRPLASIWGGTTPDLLGVHPYKISQSLIVGEDLSCRPCSKFGLEKCPLGHFKCMKNIHTDKIVSFINS from the coding sequence TTGAAAACACCTAAAAAAATTATTGTAATAAGGTTCAGCTCAATGGGCGATATTATTTACACTACCCCGGTAGTAAGATGCCTTAAACAACAATTACCAGACTGCGAGATACATTTCCTTACCAAACCCGCATTCAAATACATCTATCAAAACAACCCTTATTTAACTAAGCTTCATACCCTTAAGCCAAAGTTATCAGACACGATTAAGGATATTAAAGCCGAAAACTTTGACCTGATCATAGACCTGCATAACAACCTGCGCACTTCTATTATCAAATTCAAAACCGGACTGCCCTCTTCTACTTATAAAAAAGATAGAATAGCCAAATGGCTTGCATTAAAATTTAAGTGGAATAAGCTCATTTCCGGAAAACATCTGGTAGACAGGTATCTTGAAACCGTAAAGTTCCTGGGCGTTAAAAACGATGATAAGCCAATAGATTATTACATCTCTAAAGAATATCAATTATCAGAGTTTTTACCTGCCTCTCATCAGCAAAAGTTCGTAGCATTTGTTATTGGAGCAACTCATTTTACCAAAAGGTTGCCTAACGATAAAATCATTGAAATATGTAATAAAATAAACCTGCCTGTAGTTTTATTAGGAGGCAATGATGTAAAAGACAATGCCGATATCATTAAGGAAGCCACCAGCGATAATGTATACAGCAACTGCGGATTAACAAATCTAGATCAGTCTGTTTTCCTGATTTCCAAAGCCTATAAAGTAATAGGTTTTGATACAGGACTTACCCACATTTCAGAAGCTTTTGATAGACCTCTGGCATCCATTTGGGGCGGAACTACACCTGACCTGCTTGGTGTTCATCCTTATAAAATATCGCAATCACTAATTGTTGGAGAAGATCTTTCCTGCAGGCCGTGTTCAAAATTTGGTTTAGAAAAATGTCCGTTAGGACATTTTAAATGTATGAAAAACATTCATACTGATAAGATTGTTAGTTTTATAAACTCATAA
- a CDS encoding SixA phosphatase family protein, whose amino-acid sequence MKQLLLVRHGKSDWGNSHLADFDRPLNPRGHRNAPEMAARILQKDLVPQLLVSSPALRAITTARHFSQVWHKSPDQIKEETAIYEADVNTLLKVANKFNNKYNRVAMFGHNPGFTDFANYLSDASIYNIPTCGIVIIEFPTDSWAEVSHFGGTLIEFDSPKSADED is encoded by the coding sequence ATGAAGCAATTGCTATTAGTAAGACACGGTAAATCAGACTGGGGCAACTCCCATCTTGCAGATTTCGACAGGCCATTAAATCCACGCGGGCATAGAAACGCACCAGAAATGGCGGCAAGGATACTTCAAAAAGACCTTGTTCCGCAATTATTGGTAAGTAGCCCGGCACTAAGAGCAATTACTACCGCCAGACATTTCTCGCAGGTATGGCACAAATCTCCAGATCAGATCAAAGAGGAAACTGCTATTTACGAGGCTGATGTAAACACACTTTTAAAAGTGGCAAACAAGTTTAACAATAAATATAACAGAGTAGCCATGTTTGGGCACAACCCGGGATTTACAGATTTTGCAAACTATTTAAGTGATGCAAGTATCTATAATATCCCTACCTGTGGAATTGTAATAATAGAATTCCCTACAGATAGCTGGGCTGAAGTAAGTCATTTTGGCGGAACGTTAATTGAATTCGATTCCCCCAAAAGTGCTGATGAAGACTAA
- a CDS encoding AMP nucleosidase, translating to MNEEKDVKKDEATVAKAKKSKEVETPVKDGLKSKSEIVKNWLPRYTGRPLEEFGQYILLTNFSKYVQMFSEWNGNAPILGLDKPMQSVTANGITIINFGMGSPMAATMMDLLTAISPKAVLFLGKCGGLKKKNQLGDLILPIAAIRGEGTSNDYLPAEVPALPAFALQKAISTTIRDHSRDYWTGTCYTTNRRVWEHDKNFKKYLKGLRAMAVDMETATIFTTGFANKIPTGALLLVSDQPMIPEGVKTAESDSGVTTNYVETHLRIGVDSLMQLINNGLTVKHLHF from the coding sequence ATGAACGAAGAAAAAGACGTAAAAAAAGATGAAGCGACAGTAGCAAAAGCTAAAAAAAGTAAAGAAGTTGAAACTCCGGTAAAAGATGGTTTAAAATCTAAATCGGAGATTGTTAAGAATTGGTTGCCACGTTATACCGGAAGGCCGCTGGAAGAGTTTGGACAGTATATACTGTTAACTAATTTTAGTAAATATGTGCAAATGTTTTCTGAATGGAATGGCAATGCACCTATTTTAGGATTAGACAAGCCAATGCAGAGCGTTACCGCCAATGGAATTACCATTATTAATTTTGGTATGGGAAGCCCGATGGCTGCTACTATGATGGATCTGCTTACTGCGATTTCGCCTAAAGCGGTACTGTTTTTAGGTAAATGTGGTGGGTTGAAAAAGAAAAACCAACTGGGTGATTTGATTTTGCCTATTGCAGCTATAAGAGGTGAGGGAACATCAAACGATTACTTACCGGCAGAAGTTCCTGCATTACCTGCATTTGCTTTACAGAAAGCAATATCAACAACAATAAGAGATCACTCCAGAGATTACTGGACAGGAACTTGTTATACTACTAACCGTAGGGTTTGGGAACATGATAAGAACTTTAAAAAATACTTAAAGGGTTTACGCGCCATGGCTGTGGATATGGAAACGGCAACCATTTTTACTACAGGATTTGCCAATAAAATACCTACCGGCGCTTTACTGTTGGTTTCTGACCAGCCGATGATACCTGAAGGGGTAAAAACTGCAGAAAGCGATAGCGGTGTAACCACAAATTATGTGGAAACCCATTTAAGAATAGGGGTAGACTCCCTTATGCAACTAATTAATAACGGGCTTACTGTTAAGCACCTTCATTTTTAG
- the clpX gene encoding ATP-dependent Clp protease ATP-binding subunit ClpX — MAKQNKESRCSFCGSGKQDTLMLIEGLDAYICDKCVAQANQLLVQELGTKKSKALDPSITLLKPQEIKAHIDQYVIGQDDAKKVLSVAVYNHYKRLSQKIDKGDEIEIEKSNIMLVGETGTGKTLLAKTIAKILHVPFCICDATVLTEAGYVGEDVESILTRLLQAADYDVASAERGIVYIDEVDKVARKSDNPSITRDVSGEGVQQALLKILEGTIVNVPPQGGRKHPDQKMIPVNTNNILFICGGAFDGIERKIANRLRTQAVGYKVKKDDEELDLKNLYKYITPQDLKSFGLIPELIGRVPVLTHLNPLNKQALRNILTEPKNSLLRQYVKLFEYENVKLVFDDEVLDFIVDKAMEYKLGARGLRSICEAIMLDAMFEVPSDASVQELNITLDYAVEKFEKADFKKLKAA, encoded by the coding sequence ATGGCTAAACAAAATAAAGAATCGCGTTGCTCTTTTTGCGGCTCAGGTAAGCAGGATACTTTAATGCTTATTGAAGGGCTTGATGCATACATTTGTGATAAATGTGTGGCTCAGGCCAATCAGCTTCTGGTTCAGGAGTTGGGTACCAAAAAAAGTAAAGCTTTAGATCCTTCGATTACCTTATTAAAACCACAGGAAATTAAAGCGCATATTGATCAGTATGTTATTGGGCAGGATGATGCTAAAAAAGTACTTTCGGTGGCAGTGTATAACCACTATAAAAGGTTAAGCCAGAAGATTGATAAAGGCGACGAGATTGAGATTGAAAAATCTAACATCATGCTGGTAGGTGAAACCGGAACGGGTAAAACTTTACTGGCTAAAACCATTGCCAAAATATTACATGTGCCTTTTTGTATTTGTGATGCTACAGTACTTACTGAGGCTGGTTATGTTGGAGAGGATGTTGAAAGTATTTTAACACGTTTGTTGCAGGCTGCTGATTATGATGTAGCTTCGGCAGAACGAGGTATAGTTTATATTGATGAGGTTGATAAGGTTGCACGTAAAAGTGATAATCCATCGATCACAAGAGATGTATCTGGAGAGGGTGTTCAACAGGCATTATTGAAAATTTTAGAGGGTACTATAGTAAATGTTCCGCCACAGGGTGGTCGTAAGCACCCTGATCAGAAAATGATCCCTGTAAACACTAACAACATCTTGTTTATTTGCGGTGGTGCATTTGATGGTATTGAACGTAAAATAGCAAACAGGTTGCGTACACAAGCAGTAGGTTATAAGGTTAAAAAGGATGATGAAGAGCTTGACCTTAAAAACTTGTATAAGTACATTACGCCTCAGGATTTAAAATCTTTTGGATTAATACCGGAGCTTATTGGTCGTGTACCTGTTTTAACGCATCTTAACCCGTTAAATAAACAGGCATTGCGTAATATTTTAACTGAGCCTAAGAACTCGTTGTTGCGCCAGTATGTGAAACTGTTTGAGTACGAGAATGTAAAGCTTGTATTTGATGATGAGGTTTTAGATTTTATTGTTGATAAGGCGATGGAGTATAAACTAGGAGCAAGGGGCTTACGCTCTATTTGTGAAGCGATTATGCTTGATGCGATGTTTGAAGTGCCATCGGACGCGAGTGTCCAGGAATTGAACATTACGCTCGACTATGCCGTAGAGAAATTTGAAAAAGCCGACTTTAAAAAGTTAAAAGCTGCTTAG
- the clpP gene encoding ATP-dependent Clp endopeptidase proteolytic subunit ClpP, protein MKIDKDEFRKYAVKHHRINGLNVDRFIGATNNSPKSMTPYIIEERQLNVAQMDVFSRLMMDRIIFLGDAIYDGNANIIQAQLLFLQSTDNNRDIQIYINSPGGSVYAGLGIYDTMQYISPDVATICTGMAASMGAVLLVAGAKGKRAALPHSRVMIHQPSGGAQGVASDMEINLREMLKLKKELYDIISIHSGQSYEWVEKASDRDYWMKAEEAKGFGMIDEVLVASSKKD, encoded by the coding sequence ATGAAAATAGATAAAGACGAGTTTAGAAAATATGCAGTTAAACATCACCGTATTAACGGTTTAAATGTTGATCGTTTTATTGGAGCTACAAACAACTCTCCAAAAAGCATGACACCTTATATCATTGAAGAACGCCAGCTTAATGTAGCACAGATGGACGTTTTCTCTCGTTTGATGATGGATAGGATTATCTTTTTAGGTGATGCTATTTATGATGGAAATGCAAACATTATACAAGCCCAATTGTTGTTTTTACAATCAACAGATAACAATAGGGATATTCAGATCTATATCAATTCACCAGGTGGTTCAGTTTATGCCGGTTTAGGTATATACGATACCATGCAGTACATTAGTCCTGATGTAGCTACAATTTGTACCGGTATGGCAGCCTCGATGGGAGCGGTTCTATTGGTGGCAGGAGCTAAAGGAAAACGTGCTGCATTACCTCACTCACGTGTAATGATTCACCAGCCATCGGGTGGTGCTCAGGGTGTGGCTTCTGATATGGAGATTAACCTTAGGGAGATGCTAAAATTAAAAAAGGAACTGTACGATATCATTTCTATCCATTCAGGACAATCTTATGAGTGGGTTGAGAAAGCCTCAGACCGTGATTACTGGATGAAAGCTGAAGAAGCTAAAGGTTTTGGAATGATTGATGAGGTACTGGTTGCTAGTAGTAAGAAAGATTAA
- the tig gene encoding trigger factor codes for MNITQEKINDLNAVVKIKIAPEDYTEKVNKSIKEQAKKANLPGFRKGMVPPAHIKKMYGRSILVEEINNLLSETLSKHLTDNKVEILGQPLPVMDDSKEFKWDYTDEFEFDYELGLAPAVDVNLSSKDKFTQYVVKADDETLAARIKNIRKSYGKMTNPEVSAEEDVLYAELAQLSADGSVFEGGITQTGSIRLDQVTDKKILKSLVGLKKDDVVTLDVQKAFDKNEGVIAKLLNISEEDAKELQSKFQVTVKNVNRLEEADLNQEFFDKLFGAGEVTDEAGFTARITEEIESMFKQDADRKLQNDMYTKLTDSVKIDLPDEFLRKWLKATNEKLTDEELAEGYDDFAKNLKWTLIENKLIKDNNIEIKYEDVFQTAKQRLDAQFRMYSPAPMPEDQLAQYTATFLKEKDNANRIFDEVKAIKVFEHIQSVATLDQKDIAYNKFIELK; via the coding sequence ATGAACATTACACAGGAAAAAATTAACGACTTAAATGCAGTTGTAAAAATTAAAATTGCACCTGAAGATTATACTGAAAAGGTTAATAAATCTATAAAAGAACAAGCTAAAAAAGCAAACCTTCCTGGGTTCCGTAAAGGAATGGTTCCTCCTGCCCATATTAAAAAAATGTATGGCAGAAGTATTCTTGTTGAAGAGATTAACAATCTGTTAAGCGAAACTTTAAGTAAGCACTTAACTGATAATAAAGTAGAAATTCTTGGTCAGCCTTTACCTGTGATGGATGATTCGAAAGAATTTAAATGGGATTATACAGACGAATTTGAATTTGATTATGAATTAGGATTGGCGCCAGCTGTTGATGTAAACCTTTCTTCTAAAGATAAATTTACTCAATATGTTGTTAAAGCTGACGATGAGACTTTAGCTGCGCGTATCAAAAACATCCGCAAAAGCTATGGCAAAATGACAAACCCTGAAGTTTCGGCAGAAGAAGACGTACTTTATGCCGAATTAGCACAGCTTTCTGCTGATGGTTCAGTTTTTGAAGGTGGCATTACTCAAACAGGATCTATTCGTTTAGATCAGGTTACTGATAAAAAGATTTTGAAATCTTTAGTTGGTTTGAAAAAGGACGATGTAGTTACACTTGACGTTCAAAAAGCTTTTGATAAAAATGAAGGTGTTATAGCCAAATTGTTAAACATAAGCGAAGAAGACGCTAAGGAATTACAATCTAAATTCCAGGTAACGGTTAAAAATGTAAACCGTTTAGAGGAAGCTGATTTAAACCAGGAGTTCTTTGATAAATTATTTGGTGCAGGTGAAGTAACTGATGAGGCTGGTTTTACTGCCAGAATTACAGAAGAAATCGAAAGTATGTTTAAGCAAGATGCAGATCGTAAATTACAAAACGATATGTATACTAAACTTACTGACAGCGTTAAAATTGATTTGCCAGATGAGTTTTTACGTAAATGGTTAAAAGCCACTAATGAAAAACTAACTGACGAAGAGTTAGCTGAAGGTTATGATGATTTCGCTAAAAACTTGAAATGGACTTTAATCGAAAATAAATTGATTAAAGACAACAACATCGAGATTAAATACGAAGATGTTTTCCAAACAGCAAAACAACGTTTAGACGCACAATTCAGAATGTACAGTCCAGCTCCGATGCCGGAAGATCAATTGGCTCAGTACACTGCTACTTTCTTGAAAGAGAAAGACAACGCTAACCGTATTTTTGATGAAGTAAAAGCGATTAAAGTTTTCGAACACATTCAATCAGTTGCTACTTTAGACCAAAAAGATATAGCTTATAATAAATTTATAGAATTAAAATAG
- a CDS encoding prolyl oligopeptidase family serine peptidase, translated as MKRTFKNSLLALVIMFPIFAQAQKTDTKQKMAITYPETKKENIKDTYFGTVVTDPYRWLEDDRAEDTKAWVKAENAVTQKYMAQIPYRKTIKERLTKLMNYEKYSQPFKESDYTYFYKNTGLQNQSVLYRQKEGGEPEVFLDPNTFSKDATTSLADVSFSKDGSLVAYQLSAGGSDWTSVVVMHAADKSIIGDTLIDVKFSGIAWQGNTGFYYSSYDKPKEGSQLSGLTEQHKLFFHKLETPQKEDQLVFGGAKTPRRYIGAGLTEDERYLIISAANSTSGNELYIKDLSDANSAIIPVVDNFEQNHSIIDNIGSKLYIYTNLNAPNGRIVTVDAADPKPANWKDLIKETDNVLSPSTGGGKLFANYIKDAVSMVLQYDMDGKLEHEIKLPGIGTAVGFGSKKKELELFYTFTSYVYPTTIFKYSVTTGKSELYKKPGIDFDPSKYESKQVFYTSKDGTKVPMIITYKKGIALNGKNPTVLYGYGGFNISLTPAFSTSIVVLLEQGGVYAVPNLRGGGEYGEKWHLAGTKLQKQNVFDDFIAAAEYLNSNKYTSKDYLAIMGGSNGGLLVGATMAQRPELFKVAFPAVGVMDMLRYHKFTAGAGWSYDYGTSEDSKEMFEYLHKYSPVHALKAGVKYPATLVTTADHDDRVVPAHSFKFAATLQAMQGGDAPVLISIQTNAGHGAGKPTDKAIEEIADKWAFLFYNMGLGYK; from the coding sequence ATGAAAAGAACATTTAAAAACAGCCTGTTAGCACTTGTCATTATGTTCCCTATTTTTGCACAGGCGCAAAAAACCGATACAAAACAAAAAATGGCAATAACTTATCCCGAAACGAAAAAAGAAAATATAAAGGACACTTATTTTGGAACCGTAGTAACCGATCCATACCGATGGTTGGAAGATGATAGGGCAGAAGATACTAAGGCATGGGTAAAGGCAGAGAATGCAGTAACCCAAAAGTATATGGCCCAAATTCCTTATAGAAAAACCATAAAAGAGCGGCTAACAAAACTGATGAATTACGAAAAGTATTCACAGCCATTTAAAGAGAGTGATTATACCTATTTCTATAAAAATACAGGATTGCAAAACCAAAGCGTACTTTATCGTCAAAAGGAGGGAGGTGAACCTGAAGTATTTCTTGATCCGAATACTTTTTCTAAAGATGCCACCACATCGTTGGCAGATGTAAGTTTTTCAAAAGACGGTAGTTTAGTTGCCTATCAATTGTCGGCAGGCGGATCAGACTGGACCTCCGTTGTGGTGATGCATGCTGCAGATAAGTCGATTATTGGCGATACCCTGATAGACGTAAAATTCTCTGGCATAGCATGGCAAGGCAATACAGGATTCTATTACAGTAGTTACGACAAACCTAAAGAGGGCAGTCAGCTCTCTGGTTTAACAGAACAGCACAAGTTGTTTTTTCATAAACTGGAAACGCCACAAAAAGAGGATCAGCTGGTGTTTGGGGGTGCAAAAACTCCGCGCAGGTATATTGGTGCAGGTTTAACAGAAGATGAACGTTATCTAATCATTTCGGCAGCAAACTCTACATCGGGCAATGAACTGTACATAAAAGACCTTTCTGATGCTAATTCTGCTATCATCCCGGTGGTTGATAATTTTGAACAAAACCATAGCATTATTGATAATATTGGCAGTAAGCTATACATCTATACAAATTTGAATGCACCAAACGGACGTATCGTTACAGTTGATGCTGCCGACCCAAAACCTGCCAATTGGAAAGACCTGATTAAAGAAACAGACAATGTACTTAGCCCATCAACCGGTGGGGGCAAGTTGTTTGCAAATTACATTAAGGATGCAGTTTCTATGGTATTGCAATATGATATGGATGGTAAACTGGAACATGAAATTAAGTTGCCGGGGATAGGCACAGCTGTTGGCTTTGGTAGTAAAAAGAAAGAGCTTGAGCTGTTTTATACCTTTACCTCTTATGTTTATCCTACCACTATCTTTAAATATTCGGTAACTACAGGTAAATCAGAGCTCTATAAAAAACCCGGTATCGATTTCGATCCTTCAAAATATGAGTCTAAGCAGGTGTTTTATACCTCTAAAGATGGTACAAAAGTGCCAATGATCATCACTTATAAAAAAGGAATAGCGCTAAATGGGAAGAATCCTACAGTTTTATATGGCTACGGAGGCTTTAATATCAGTTTAACTCCTGCTTTTAGTACTTCGATAGTTGTGTTATTGGAGCAGGGAGGCGTTTATGCAGTCCCTAATTTACGTGGTGGTGGCGAGTATGGCGAGAAATGGCACCTTGCCGGAACTAAACTGCAAAAGCAAAATGTATTTGACGATTTTATTGCAGCAGCAGAGTATTTGAATTCAAATAAATACACTTCTAAAGATTATCTGGCTATTATGGGTGGTTCAAATGGTGGTCTGCTTGTAGGGGCTACCATGGCACAAAGGCCAGAATTGTTTAAAGTGGCGTTTCCGGCTGTTGGGGTAATGGACATGCTGCGGTATCATAAATTTACTGCCGGAGCTGGCTGGAGCTATGACTATGGAACATCGGAAGATTCAAAAGAGATGTTTGAATATTTACATAAATATTCTCCGGTACATGCTTTAAAAGCTGGGGTAAAATATCCGGCTACGCTGGTTACTACTGCCGATCATGATGATAGGGTAGTACCTGCGCATTCATTTAAGTTTGCTGCAACATTACAAGCAATGCAGGGAGGTGATGCACCGGTGCTGATCAGTATACAGACCAACGCCGGGCACGGTGCCGGTAAACCGACAGATAAAGCTATTGAAGAAATTGCCGATAAGTGGGCCTTTTTATTCTACAATATGGGCTTGGGATATAAGTGA